In one Stenotrophomonas maltophilia genomic region, the following are encoded:
- a CDS encoding glucoamylase family protein, with protein MQARHLLSAAAMTLAIAACKPAQQEPAKPRPPVILIEADAPPRPMKPELPPLFDDIERRTFQFFWDTTNEVNGLTPDRYPSRPFASIASVGFALTAYPIGIENGWVSRNQAIDRTLTTLKFFRDVPMGPQRTGKAGYKGFYYHFLDMQEGRRYDSWVELSSVDTALLMMGVLFAQSYYDGDDPREKEIRQIADTLYRKIDWPWLQQRAPLISMGWFPESGFIDHDWMGYNEAMMVYILALGSPTHPVSPDAWTVWTRTYDNDWGVYQGQEYLSFGPLFGHQYSHVWIDFRDIQDAYMRERGSTYFLNSRSAALAQREYAIANPMQWKEYGENVWGLTASDGPQNTTQEYRGEQRQFRHYSSRGAGLRENFDDGTIAPTAAVASIVFAPEQVIPATLEMHKRFGDYIYSSYGFLDSFNPSFSYDIPIKTGRLVPDRGWVASDYIAIDQGPILTMIANYRNDFVWEVMKKNPYIRKGLERAGFSGGWLAPEGSFQPLELQKDEKAASARAVGIAESRAAAAQEQKNNANRTTGQGK; from the coding sequence ATGCAGGCACGCCACCTGTTGTCCGCCGCAGCGATGACCCTGGCCATCGCCGCCTGCAAGCCGGCCCAGCAGGAGCCCGCCAAACCCCGGCCGCCGGTGATCCTGATCGAGGCCGATGCACCGCCGCGGCCGATGAAGCCGGAACTGCCGCCGCTGTTCGATGACATTGAACGCCGCACCTTCCAGTTTTTCTGGGACACCACCAATGAAGTGAACGGCCTGACACCGGACCGTTATCCGTCACGCCCGTTCGCCAGCATCGCCTCGGTCGGCTTCGCGCTCACCGCCTATCCGATCGGCATCGAGAATGGCTGGGTCAGCCGCAACCAGGCGATCGACCGCACGCTGACGACGCTGAAGTTCTTCCGTGACGTGCCGATGGGCCCGCAGCGCACCGGCAAGGCCGGCTACAAGGGCTTCTACTATCACTTCCTGGACATGCAGGAAGGCCGCCGCTACGACAGCTGGGTCGAACTGTCGTCGGTGGATACCGCGCTGCTGATGATGGGCGTGCTGTTCGCGCAGTCCTATTACGACGGCGATGATCCGCGCGAGAAGGAGATCCGGCAGATTGCCGATACCCTGTACAGGAAGATCGACTGGCCGTGGCTGCAGCAGCGCGCGCCGCTGATCTCGATGGGCTGGTTCCCCGAAAGCGGCTTCATCGACCACGACTGGATGGGCTACAACGAGGCGATGATGGTGTACATCCTTGCCCTCGGCTCGCCCACGCATCCGGTCAGCCCCGACGCATGGACGGTGTGGACCCGGACCTACGACAACGACTGGGGCGTCTACCAGGGCCAGGAATACCTGTCCTTCGGGCCACTGTTCGGCCACCAGTACAGCCATGTCTGGATCGATTTCCGCGATATCCAGGATGCCTACATGCGCGAGCGCGGCAGCACCTACTTCCTCAACAGCCGCTCGGCCGCGCTGGCCCAGCGCGAGTACGCCATCGCCAACCCGATGCAGTGGAAGGAGTACGGCGAGAACGTGTGGGGACTGACCGCCAGCGATGGTCCGCAGAACACCACCCAGGAATATCGCGGCGAGCAGCGCCAGTTCCGCCACTACTCCTCGCGCGGCGCCGGCCTGCGCGAGAACTTCGACGACGGCACCATCGCGCCGACCGCGGCGGTGGCCTCGATCGTGTTCGCCCCGGAGCAGGTCATTCCGGCCACGCTGGAGATGCACAAGCGCTTCGGCGATTACATCTATTCCAGCTACGGCTTCCTGGATTCGTTCAATCCCAGCTTCAGCTACGACATTCCGATCAAGACCGGGCGCCTGGTGCCGGATCGTGGCTGGGTCGCCAGCGACTACATCGCCATCGACCAGGGCCCGATCCTGACCATGATCGCCAATTACCGCAACGACTTCGTGTGGGAAGTCATGAAGAAGAACCCCTACATCCGCAAGGGGCTGGAGCGCGCCGGATTCAGCGGCGGCTGGCTGGCCCCCGAGGGCTCGTTCCAGCCGCTGGAACTGCAGAAGGACGAGAAGGCTGCATCGGCGCGCGCGGTCGGCATCGCCGAGTCACGCGCGGCCGCCGCACAGGAACAGAAGAACAATGCCAACCGCACCACAGGCCAGGGAAAGTAA